The Leucobacter viscericola genome includes a window with the following:
- a CDS encoding ATP-binding cassette domain-containing protein yields the protein MTTTQNDWAVEAEGLVKVFGQNRAVDGVDLQVKTGSVYGVLGPNGAGKTTTINMLATLLRPDGGTGRIFGHDVVKEPQVVRQLIGVTGQFASVDETLSATENLMIFSRLLGLSRAEAKAKAADLLERFGLSEAAKRPLKNFSGGMRRRLDLAASLIAQPPLIFLDEPTTGLDPRTRGQMWDTIRELVSTGSTVVLTTQYLDEADQLADRIAVIDHGRVVAEGTPDSLKASVGTSSLQLRISDPADTTSTLNAIEQVLGVRGTVSPEAARITAPMSDPDRVTDLLITLRSAGIQLTEMSVQKPTLDEVFLALTGHDAGENDEASEPSGDNIAAANNIDTAQKEEVRA from the coding sequence ATGACAACAACACAGAACGACTGGGCCGTCGAGGCCGAGGGACTCGTCAAGGTGTTCGGGCAGAACCGAGCGGTCGACGGCGTCGACCTACAGGTGAAGACCGGATCCGTCTACGGAGTCCTCGGCCCAAACGGTGCCGGCAAAACCACCACCATCAACATGCTCGCGACGCTGCTGCGGCCCGACGGCGGAACTGGCCGCATCTTCGGCCACGACGTCGTAAAAGAACCACAGGTTGTGCGCCAGCTCATCGGTGTCACGGGGCAGTTCGCCTCGGTCGACGAAACACTCTCGGCCACCGAGAACCTGATGATCTTCTCCCGACTGCTCGGCCTCTCTCGAGCTGAAGCCAAGGCCAAAGCAGCAGACCTGCTTGAGCGCTTTGGGCTTTCCGAGGCCGCGAAGCGCCCACTGAAGAACTTCAGCGGTGGCATGCGCCGCCGTCTCGACCTCGCCGCGTCCCTCATCGCCCAACCCCCGCTCATCTTCCTCGATGAGCCCACGACGGGCCTTGATCCTCGTACCCGCGGGCAAATGTGGGACACCATCCGCGAGCTGGTCTCCACCGGCTCGACGGTGGTGCTGACCACCCAGTACCTCGACGAGGCCGACCAGCTCGCTGACCGGATTGCCGTGATCGACCACGGCAGGGTCGTTGCGGAAGGAACCCCCGATTCGCTCAAGGCATCCGTAGGAACCTCGTCCCTGCAGCTCCGCATCAGCGACCCGGCGGATACCACTTCAACACTCAATGCCATCGAGCAGGTGCTCGGGGTCCGCGGCACCGTCTCACCCGAAGCGGCACGCATCACGGCGCCCATGAGCGATCCTGATCGTGTCACCGACCTGTTGATCACCCTCCGTTCAGCCGGCATCCAGCTCACTGAAATGAGCGTGCAGAAACCAACACTCGATGAGGTGTTCCTTGCACTCACCGGGCACGACGCAGGCGAAAATGACGAAGCCTCGGAGCCCAGCGGCGACAACATCGCCGCGGCAAACAACATCGACACAGCTCAGAAAGAGGAGGTGCGCGCATGA
- a CDS encoding ABC transporter permease, protein MSATATLEGRRIVPGTERQLKNATSLSLTLRNTFTMAARGLIKIRRTPEQLFDVTLQPIIFTVMFVYIFGGAISGDIPSYLPTIIPGIMVQTVITTSIVTGVQLREDMDKGVFDRFRSLPIARIAPLSGALLADTIRYAIATTLTIVMGLLMGFRPGGNATGTIGAALLVIVCSWSVSWIFAFFGVIARTASSVQGISMLVLFPLTFLSGAFAPTDKMPDWLQTVVSLNPITHLVNAARELMNNGTFGSDAWLTLLGAAVVVAIFAPLTVRAYMRKA, encoded by the coding sequence ATGAGCGCCACAGCAACACTCGAGGGTCGCCGCATTGTGCCCGGCACAGAGCGACAGTTGAAGAACGCGACGAGCCTCAGCCTCACTCTCCGCAACACCTTCACAATGGCGGCACGCGGGCTCATTAAGATCAGGCGCACCCCGGAGCAGCTCTTCGACGTCACGCTCCAGCCGATCATCTTTACGGTGATGTTCGTGTACATCTTCGGTGGGGCAATCTCTGGCGACATTCCCTCGTACCTGCCCACCATCATCCCGGGCATCATGGTGCAGACGGTCATCACCACCTCGATCGTCACCGGCGTGCAGTTGCGCGAAGACATGGACAAGGGTGTGTTTGACCGATTCCGGTCGCTGCCCATCGCCCGAATCGCGCCGCTCTCCGGCGCACTACTGGCCGACACCATTCGCTACGCCATCGCCACCACACTGACCATCGTGATGGGACTGCTCATGGGCTTCCGACCCGGCGGCAACGCAACCGGCACCATCGGAGCGGCACTCCTAGTGATCGTCTGCTCCTGGAGCGTGAGTTGGATCTTCGCGTTCTTCGGTGTCATCGCCCGCACCGCGTCAAGCGTGCAGGGAATCTCGATGCTTGTGCTCTTCCCGCTCACGTTCCTCTCCGGAGCATTCGCACCGACCGACAAGATGCCTGATTGGCTGCAGACCGTTGTCAGCCTCAACCCGATCACACACCTGGTCAACGCCGCCCGCGAGCTCATGAACAACGGAACCTTCGGCTCAGACGCCTGGCTCACGCTGCTCGGAGCCGCAGTAGTCGTAGCGATCTTCGCTCCGCTCACCGTTCGCGCCTACATGCGCAAGGCGTAA
- a CDS encoding ATP-binding protein produces the protein MPFTPVRVAVLGPVTVDGRDPGGTLMRALLVALAHEDTGKETAKKPRSAEAIAGDLWGDTPPQNPRASLQSLVSRLRAVGGRELIVSGPAGYALGVPSDLGLARHLAREAEALSPDDLKRRPLLDEALSFWRGDPGMDIGDSPIAQDLSEASVVLRAELEQLNIQTLITTQQVSEAIIALRQLAVTRPFDEALHATLMQQLAAQDRIPEALNVYAALRERLRDELGTSPGSAIGSINAKLLQQREAEAVSETAVPVVAESQQRIGLPASLGRLIGRSDDLAAVSGLLQKERLVTILGPGGLGKTRLSQAAAAEDHAPTVIFVPLASVRDNTDVPLAIAATLGISEATASNKLTDPAARPDLRKRVIGLLGERPVLLVLDNCEQVIEGVATWAADMLASVPSFRVLATSRTPLGLLGEQVFPLAPLTTEHEAGREGSAVRLFVERAQAVRPSAVLDPVVVARLCEHLDGLPLAIELAAARIRTMSPEQIEDKLQDRFALLKSGDRSAPERHRTLQAVIDWSWELLDNTARNALATLSLLPGGFSSDTAAGVLDTTEIDADDLLDSLVAQSLLVVSDDPRTGGVRFRMLETVREFGLAQLAGGGDDPEAWEAVNRWARAFAAEHLGDLFSSGNYGELRAEHNNLIAVLRHALTTGNDADAVLMFAALCQSWFVRGAFSEMQVFGTQIFTAAARIDERAIPVDALAITLATGAFQVIVSGEPLALRLVARLRRLRRNYSELSPVYAGIADLLGAMGSVPRMLAELDVLRASDNLTVAALGEQAYVQFAENSGDPEGAMVAAERSWELAKASGSQWLAAMSASSLTQLNSQLARAEESILWWERAEADFREFGTDEGMRHERWLLGGNFVTLGRFAEAREVYTELLHTRDLTEDGLEYASIALFGLGEVARAEGDLALAAEHFERAVQEFRTNEQRNSPWFLMALAGLIAATSCDGSLAVERIEYWVQRLRSRTLAMRRVRRGVMDQPVFATALVGWSAWAMTQEPARPNALEMLMLARHLGPRQDLPSLHLAPLLERAEKLFGSETLERVRAETAMIRPEERIERAFAILAAR, from the coding sequence ATGCCATTTACCCCCGTCCGTGTTGCCGTGCTCGGACCGGTAACGGTAGACGGGCGTGATCCCGGTGGCACCCTGATGCGAGCACTGCTTGTTGCACTGGCGCACGAAGACACAGGCAAGGAAACCGCGAAGAAACCGCGATCCGCTGAAGCCATTGCCGGCGATCTGTGGGGAGACACTCCCCCGCAGAACCCGCGTGCCTCACTGCAGAGCCTGGTGTCGAGGCTGCGTGCGGTCGGTGGACGCGAACTTATTGTGAGCGGGCCGGCCGGGTACGCACTTGGAGTGCCGAGTGATCTTGGGCTGGCACGGCACTTAGCCCGGGAGGCCGAGGCGCTCAGCCCCGACGACCTCAAACGTAGGCCCCTGCTTGACGAGGCACTGTCGTTCTGGCGCGGCGATCCCGGCATGGATATTGGTGACTCCCCGATCGCGCAAGATCTGTCGGAAGCTTCGGTGGTTCTGCGTGCGGAACTCGAGCAACTCAATATCCAGACCCTGATCACCACGCAACAGGTGAGCGAAGCCATCATCGCCCTGCGCCAACTCGCGGTGACGCGACCCTTTGACGAAGCGCTGCACGCGACCCTGATGCAGCAGCTTGCCGCGCAGGATCGGATCCCCGAGGCGCTGAACGTCTACGCCGCTCTGCGCGAGAGGCTTCGGGATGAACTTGGCACCTCCCCAGGAAGCGCAATCGGCAGCATCAATGCCAAGTTGCTCCAACAGCGTGAGGCCGAGGCTGTATCTGAGACCGCAGTGCCTGTCGTCGCCGAATCCCAGCAACGCATTGGGCTTCCAGCGAGCCTGGGCCGACTCATTGGCCGCAGTGACGACCTCGCCGCGGTTTCGGGTCTCCTGCAGAAGGAACGTCTCGTCACCATCCTCGGCCCCGGTGGTCTCGGCAAAACGAGGTTGTCTCAGGCGGCTGCGGCTGAGGATCATGCCCCCACCGTCATTTTTGTTCCGCTCGCGAGTGTGCGGGACAACACCGACGTGCCCCTTGCAATTGCAGCGACACTGGGAATCAGCGAGGCAACGGCCAGTAACAAACTCACCGACCCCGCTGCCCGCCCCGACCTTCGCAAGCGAGTGATCGGCCTGCTCGGTGAGCGACCGGTTCTTCTGGTGCTCGACAACTGTGAACAGGTGATCGAGGGCGTGGCCACCTGGGCGGCCGACATGCTCGCCTCCGTGCCGAGCTTTCGTGTTCTCGCGACAAGTCGCACCCCCCTGGGGCTTCTCGGGGAACAGGTGTTTCCGCTCGCGCCGCTCACAACTGAACACGAGGCTGGCCGAGAAGGATCGGCAGTGAGGCTCTTTGTTGAACGCGCGCAGGCAGTGCGTCCATCGGCCGTGCTCGATCCGGTGGTCGTGGCAAGGCTCTGCGAACACCTCGATGGTCTGCCGCTCGCAATCGAGCTCGCAGCGGCGCGCATTCGAACAATGTCACCGGAGCAGATCGAAGACAAGCTTCAGGATCGTTTCGCACTGCTCAAGAGTGGGGATCGCAGCGCTCCGGAACGGCACCGTACTCTTCAGGCCGTCATCGACTGGAGTTGGGAGCTGCTGGACAACACAGCCCGTAACGCCCTCGCCACACTCTCCCTGTTGCCCGGTGGGTTCTCATCGGATACCGCTGCGGGAGTGCTCGACACTACCGAGATCGACGCCGATGATCTCCTCGATAGCCTGGTCGCGCAATCCCTACTGGTGGTCTCTGATGACCCCCGCACGGGAGGGGTGCGCTTCCGCATGCTCGAAACCGTGCGCGAGTTCGGACTCGCGCAACTGGCGGGAGGGGGCGACGATCCCGAAGCCTGGGAGGCCGTCAATAGATGGGCGCGTGCATTTGCCGCCGAGCACCTGGGTGACCTTTTTTCCTCGGGGAACTACGGTGAGCTGCGTGCGGAGCACAACAACCTCATCGCGGTGCTGCGGCACGCCCTGACAACGGGCAATGATGCAGACGCCGTACTGATGTTTGCGGCACTGTGCCAGAGTTGGTTTGTGCGCGGTGCGTTCTCGGAGATGCAGGTCTTCGGCACCCAGATCTTCACAGCGGCGGCGCGCATCGACGAGAGGGCGATCCCCGTTGACGCCCTCGCCATCACACTCGCGACCGGCGCGTTTCAGGTCATCGTCTCCGGGGAACCCCTCGCGCTGCGGCTCGTTGCGCGACTGCGAAGGCTACGCCGAAACTACTCCGAGCTCTCCCCCGTGTATGCCGGAATCGCCGACCTGCTCGGTGCCATGGGATCGGTGCCGAGGATGCTGGCCGAACTCGACGTACTGCGAGCCTCCGACAACCTCACCGTCGCTGCGCTCGGAGAACAGGCGTACGTGCAGTTCGCAGAAAACAGCGGTGATCCTGAAGGCGCAATGGTTGCCGCCGAACGCAGTTGGGAGCTCGCCAAGGCCAGTGGATCGCAGTGGCTCGCCGCGATGTCTGCCTCAAGCCTGACACAGCTCAATAGCCAGCTCGCCCGCGCGGAAGAGTCAATTCTGTGGTGGGAGCGCGCCGAGGCCGACTTCAGAGAGTTCGGCACCGACGAGGGCATGCGGCACGAGCGCTGGCTGCTCGGAGGTAACTTCGTGACGCTCGGCCGCTTCGCCGAGGCGCGAGAGGTATACACTGAACTGCTGCACACGAGAGACCTCACCGAGGACGGGCTCGAGTATGCCTCGATCGCGCTCTTCGGCCTTGGTGAGGTAGCGAGGGCCGAAGGTGACCTCGCGCTCGCCGCAGAGCACTTCGAACGCGCGGTGCAGGAGTTTCGCACGAATGAGCAGCGAAACTCACCGTGGTTCTTGATGGCGCTGGCGGGGCTGATCGCAGCCACCAGCTGCGACGGATCGCTGGCTGTCGAGCGCATTGAATACTGGGTTCAGCGACTCCGCTCGCGCACTCTCGCAATGCGGCGGGTGCGGCGGGGTGTGATGGATCAACCGGTGTTTGCTACTGCCCTGGTGGGGTGGTCTGCGTGGGCAATGACACAGGAACCTGCTCGCCCGAACGCTCTTGAGATGCTGATGCTCGCTCGGCATCTGGGGCCCCGGCAAGACCTGCCGAGTCTGCATCTTGCGCCGCTTCTCGAACGAGCTGAGAAGCTGTTTGGATCAGAAACGCTTGAGCGCGTGCGCGCAGAGACAGCAATGATCCGCCCCGAAGAGCGGATCGAACGAGCGTTCGCGATCCTCGCCGCCCGCTAA